In Conger conger chromosome 12, fConCon1.1, whole genome shotgun sequence, one DNA window encodes the following:
- the LOC133105519 gene encoding interferon-induced protein with tetratricopeptide repeats 5-like — translation MALIKDMLLAKLRQLECHFTWGLNDADLNDQQNRLKSKIEMSVGEDRNIGWSYSNLAFTKFMQGLLEEARDDLEKAEEHIRKHHGDNCERQLIVTYGNFAWVYYHMGEHAQSQTYLDKLEKIKMQFPTESPAVLHPEIYGEKGGAFMSFSQQYYEKAKECFEKALELEPEEIEWNEGYAVALYRTEFNLTSFEESPASRQLRRVLELDPNNAYMMVLLGLKHADYKEYQRAEELMETAMDLDPNKPYVIQYVAKYYRRNKKFDKALSLLKRLQEMTPNSAFVHHQLGLIYMSKRQMSIQDGGEEAEALLTLCFQHLNQAISIKPSFVYAKLDLAACYAEKKNFRKAEEMFQETFKVATANNDSLHVVEVRYADFQLYQMKSVPLAIMHYKEGLTLQKDTAEGKRCAQQLKKLLRNPHDGEAYGLLGYVHEITGEKLQAIECYEKALLLDPGNEEYLTALRNLR, via the exons ATGGC TTTAATTAAAGATATGCTGCTCGCCAAATTGCGTCAACTTGAGTGTCACTTCACCTGGGGTTTGAATGACGCCGACTTAAATGATCAACAGAACAGGCTAAAAAGCAAGATTGAAATGTCAGTGGGAGAGGACAGGAATATCGGATGGTCATACAGTAATCTGGCTTTCACAAAGTTCATGCAAGGTCTCCTTGAGGAAGCACGGGATGACTTGGAAAAGGCTGAGGAGCACATCAGGAAGCATCATGGTGACAACTGTGAGAGGCAGCTCATTGTTACCTATGGCAATtttgcatgggtgtattatCATATGGGTGAGCATGCACAATCCCAGACCTACCTGGACAAGCTGGAGAAGATTAAGATGCAGTTTCCTACAGAATCCCCTGCTGTTCTCCATCCTGAAATCTACGGGGAAAAAGGCGGGGCATTCATGAGCTTCTCTCAACAATACTATGAGAAAGCAAAAGAGTGCTTTGAGAAGGCGCTGGAGTTGGAGCCAGAAGAGATAGAGTGGAATGAGGGTTATGCTGTGGCTCTGTATCGCACCGAGTTCAATCTCACAAGCTTTGAAGAGTCCCCAGCAAGCAGGCAGTTGAGGCGGGTTTTAGAACTTGATCCAAACAATGCTTACATGATGGTTCTGCTGGGTCTGAAGCACGCTGACTATAAAGAGTATCAGAGAGCCGAGGAGCTGATGGAAACAGCCATGGACTTGGATCCCAACAAACCCTATGTGATACAGTATGTGGCAAAGTACTATCGGAGAAATAAGAAATTTGATAAGGCCTTGTCTCTTTTGAAAAGGCTGCAGGAAATGACACCCAATTCAGCCTTTGTGCACCATCAACTCGGTCTGATCTACATGAGTAAAAGACAGATGTCAATCCaggatggaggagaagaggctGAAGCTCTTCTCACACTGTGCTTCCAACACCTGAATCAGGCCATCTCCATTAAACCCTCCTTTGTATATGCCAAGTTAGATTTAGCAGCGTGCTATGCAGAGAAGAAGAACTTCAGGAAAGCAGAGGAGATGTTTCAAGAAACATTTAAAGTGGCTACTGCTAATAATGACAGTCTGCATGTTGTAGAGGTCCGTTACGCAGATTTCCAGCTCTACCAAATGAAATCAGTGCCCTTGGCTATTATGCACTACAAGGAAGGGCTTACACTGCAGAAAGATACAGCAGAGGGGAAAAGGTGTGCACAGCAACTCAAAAAACTTTTGAGAAACCCACATGATGGCGAAGCTTATGGGCTTCTGGGTTATGTTCACGAAATAACAGGTGAAAAACTTCAAGCTATTGAGTGCTATGAGAAGGCCCTTCTGCTTGACCCTGGTAACGAGGAGTACCTCACTGCTCTGCGCAATCTCCGTTAA